Genomic DNA from Telopea speciosissima isolate NSW1024214 ecotype Mountain lineage chromosome 2, Tspe_v1, whole genome shotgun sequence:
TGCTAAAAACAGTCAGCCAAATCAAGAATGGTACTCCAATGTGTATGACTTCGAAAACCAATAAAGCTAATTTGGTACCAATCATAGCATTATTCTtgaaatcccaaaaaaatttccgCAATCATCAAGTGTCCAGAGCTTATCCATTTCTAATTGTCATTTGAATTTTAAACAACTGAATAAACGGCAATACTGAAGAGAAGGTAAAGAAAATTAATATTTCTAACCCTAAATAGAAGGGACTGCTTCCTGATGTTGATGGGGATGACGGCAATGATGATTATACTATCATACAAACAGTTGACATAGCACTTTATCTTTTCCTATGGGTCTTATCGTGTTTACACCACAAAAATCTGTCCAGcacaaatattttgaatttgatcCAAGATCTGATCAGCCCTGATGGATTTTAAGCCAGATTGGATTCAGAGGATCACCCGATCCTTGATTAAAATAAGCTAAACTGAAACTGGGATTGGATCAGCCCTGGTCGATCCTGATTGATCCAGTGATCCTTGAATAGTAAGTCCATCATACCAGTATGCAAGGCACATGTATGATTGTGTGTTCCCTAGAATTTCACCTCATCACATTGCAAGTCTAGATAAAATTTCGATTTTCAACACGAATTAAAgcatcaaatttttttgtttattgaaAGAGCAAATGAACTCACCACATTACCAAATATAATAGCACCCTTCTTATAGTCAACTTTCATGGTGATGAAATTATATTTAACAGCATCAACAGAAATCTTTTCCACGATGGAGAAATCAAAAAATGGGATCATCCTAGATAGCACCTCAATCTTCATCGTCTGATAAACCTGGGAAACCTGGAAAAGCAGAAAGCAACCTGTCAAGAAGGCAAATCCCCCACCCTACgttccaaaagaaaagaaggtatGCACTGAGATTGAAATTGTTAGATCAACTTATATACGTGTACccggaaaaaataataataataattattagaTTAActactttaaataaaaaaatagaaaagctAACACAAATGGGAACCTGTTGTAGCAATCTCAAAGTAGCAAGCTTTTCAAGGGCAGGAATATACTGTGAGAGCTGTATATCCGAAACAGAAGATGCAGAGGCAAGCTTCCCTCCAAGTTTGGAAATCTTGGTTAATAGTGGCTGGACTTTAGAAGCAAGATCTAAAGGGAGAAACTCATGCTCTACAAGATGGTAAAGTTCTTTTACTTCTGGAGTTACACAGTTCATTATGCCTTTCGAAACCTGTATTTAATACCCAAGTTAACCAATATCATGAGATACTCATAATGTCATTCTacatatgaaataaaataatcttttaAGAATGGAGAACAACCATAGACCATATCTAAATGCAATCCCAGTTTTGGCAGCACAGAAAAACCAattggctccgtttggttgAAAGTAAAGGGAAGTTTTGTAATCAAGAGTGTATAACCTACCTAAAACTCTTACCATATTtggtaaaaatatattttcccgctgaaaattttattttaactttcaAATTGAAGGCCTTTGAGTGCAAAGTAAAGTGGtatttaataaccaaatttgGAATGTTTTGGAGTTAGTTACACCATCATGagagataatgattacaaaaatttccacTTCTGTTCTGATTTGATTTCATTTCCCTGTCCCTTTATCTCCCTTGCAATCGAACGGAGCCATTGTGacttcaaaataatttttttttttaatctcctAGAGATAGAAAAGAATTTAGTGGTCCAAATCCAATCAAGGACAAAATTATGGACCAAATATCCTAAAAGAACTAATAAACAACCCGATGCATCACAAATTTCAGTAGTAGACAAGTGAACCTAAATAGAGGAAAATCTGACCGCATTAGTGACAACCCAGTGAGGACCATGAATCTAAACCTTTGGAAGGTTCCAAACAAAACCAAGCCAATCCAGCAGCTGTATGACATGAACTGAACTCATCTGGATTGACAAAACACTAGTGTTTCTTTTCATGCTTCATTCACATCAATGATTTCACTAACTTTAACACATGGATGTCATTGcccattatttctttttttaattttattttttttttttttttttttttatttttttattttttttttggggggggggggggagaacagGGTGGTagaaatccccaaaaaaaaaaaattatagaagaaaaatagaaatttccAATCTTACCAGTTCCGGAAGAAGTGAAGACCTTGAGAgctggagaaaaaaaatatttgttggTAGAATTACAGAATAAAACTATGCAATATGAGCTAGCAACAGAAAGGTTAAAGTGAATTATAATACGTAAATCACCTTACCACTTCCCTGCTCTCGCGTTTAGGGTCAAGATTAAACCCTATAAGGCTGGCCATCCTCAGATTTTTCTCCTTCTCATTTTCAAGCTCCAAATGGGATGCACCGTACATGTGATCATAAGGGGTCACAGAAAGCGCAGCTAAAACAACTGATGATGCTATCAATTGCAAATCCTTCTGGGTTAAATTCttgttataatttttttgaagtATGAAAAGTTTGAACCATGCATAAGCATGATAAAGATGGCTGTCCGAAACCCAAAATATCTGCGTTAGTTTAGCATAATATATAACCATCAAGGATGGCTTGGGGGTTTTCTTAACCATGCACATCAACCCATGAATATCTTCAACTGAACGGAAAGCTTCCTGCAGACATCAGAGAAAGCAAAAATAAGAAACACAAGCAGATAGAAGTAAAGAAATTGCATTAATGACATGATCTACCTATCCTACATCAGGGGGTGAAGCAATCAAGAGAGAGAACAGCAGCAGATACCTGCCAAAGTTCGAGTTCAGTTGCAATCTTGAGCTGCTCGCACCTTGTATCAAGATAAAGCTGCAAGCTTTCTGGAGAAGACAGGTCAGGTCGGTCCCTCTGGTCTCTGTATTTGTTAAGATTCGCCAGATGATTCCTGATTATTTCACATAGCCTGCGAAACTCCGTTGTCCGTTTGTATTGCTTACAGAACTGGAAAGCCCGGTGTGCCGTCATCTACACAAAATAAGTTGGGTTAGATCCTAATTTTCCTACAACATAATAACTCTTAAAAATTACAGTTCATTATGTAGATGATACTTGTTCAGATATGCCATAATGGACTGCTTGTCATTCAATTTCTCAATTGGTTACGTAAATTTACATAAATTAaagggattttattattgacacccctcaaggtgtcaaataatttgaaacCTTACTGTTTTGCCTTTTTGGTATGAGacaatttttttccaatgagaGTAACagtgtcatttcatatgtgtgCTCGAAAAATGTACATGACAATGataccttttgataatgacataatgatgtGTCACTTTgaacttatttttgaaaacccttttatatccctatcttaaaaaccttttgagaataagagaaggggcaattaaaaggtgtaaagttctaaatacacttgTAGACGTGTCATTCAAACACTCCCTAAATTAAAAGGTTAAAGTAATAGATGTAGACAAGGTATTTCATCAGGACAGACATACAATTCTTTTAGCATATAATTATAATCTAGACTACGTAACAAAATCTGATTTACATTGGATCAGGCAGTATAAATTGGGAATCATGGGATCAGTTCTATAATCATCCCGATTATTTCCCATGACCAAAAGGAAATTAGATATCCACATTAAATTAGGGAGCATGAGTTCCAATGAAGCAAGGGAATTCTATCAGGTAATGGAAGTCCAATCTGATAGCTTGTATTAAACTGATCTTAAATCATTTAGTTATCCTAAACTGACAGGAGTTTCAACTTCCATCATTCAAACTGACCAAACTGAAGACAACAAAATTTTCCACATAAATCAGTTTTTCCTTGTTGAGTTTTGGGCCTGATTCAATTTTAGACCAAAGCAACAGGTTGAGGTGTGGAAGGATTCCAAGTTCTGGACCTCCAAGTTCCAGTGTGCAGTTACACAAACtgaagacaacaaaaaaaataacaagacCCAGGGACCTGTGAAACAAGAAACAGTTAAACTGCAAAAACCAGcattaaaaatgaaattatatACAAGAGCAGACAGCTCACCGCATAAAGTACTTCCAACTTTGAGTTGTTACGCAAAATCTCAAGCGTTGTTCTGTAGGTTTCCCACAAGAATTTGAACCATGGGGTTACAAGTTCACGATCAGACCGgtcctttcctttctctccacTGACATAGCTTAGCATTAGGTCTTCTGGTCTCTTATCCGCTTCCAGATCATCAACATCCAGAGCTTCTTCCAGGGCCTGAGCTTGACTTCGAGCTTGCTCTGCTTTCTCAGTGGACAGGTGCATAAAGTGTTTGATCACCTCCTCTAATGAATTAACGTTCACTTGCTGACATACAATACGATATTGGATCAGACCATCCTTGGCAAATCTACTCTTTCGCATGTCCACACAGAGCTCTACATACTTAAAcattatcctctcaagtgtctTCTGCCATGCTCTGTACCGCTTCGAAGTGATCAGATCATGAAGAGCTTGCAGGGCTGCTTGCTTCTGTCCAACATTGATTAACTCTGCCCCCATGCATGAACAAAATTCAGTCCTAGATCTAAAAgattaaaataataatcaaGTACATGAATACAAATGGAATAGACAAATAATTACATCATCAAAGATTAGTTCCACCGACGACGACCTAATCCAGATCATGCAACTATGTAAAAGCAGCTCAGAGGCTCTTCACACATTGATTGTTGGAGTGCCAAGGTTTGATTAATTATTAACATATTTAGAATTCTACGTTGATCTCATGTTTTCATCGTAGTCCATGTGCATTAAACATTATGCACACAACAGCTTTGCTAATGCTCAATTATCGATAAAATAATGTACTTTTCTATGcctgctccccccccccctaatatCAAATATAACAGTGAATTAAACAATGCTCAATGCAAAGCGAAAGaggaaaggggaagaaaaaaactTGAGAGTAAACTCATAGGAACTCATAGCCCAAGCAAACCATTCAAGAAACGACATTAATTTACAAAGGCAAAAATGACTTTTAAGTAACCAACCTTCGGCACGCTTCAGGGCGTTCTCTGGTTTCGCAAAAGTCGCCATGAATGTCAATCAATCAATTCTTTCGCCTGCCCAATGCAAGCAGGCTAGGACAACCTGATCTATACAAAACCATATGTATCGTTATTTCAATCCAGCAAGAGAACAAGCAGAAGGAAAAACTGCGatttattagaagaaaaaaaaaaatagatcttaAAAAAACACTTGAAAGTCGAAACCAACGATTACATAATAGCTAAAAGTGCAGAGATCAGGGTTTTAACTATCGAATGCTCGTTCGCACTAAAAGACTTACAGAGGTGGAGGTGGAACAGAAGCTATTGTTTAGAACCTCGTTTCTTCGAGCCTTAATGCACGAAACGAAGACCAAGTACCTCGAtgatttgaagaaaaataacgaAAAAAGGTAGAATAGGAAGGACGTTTGATctctaatcttcttcttttccagtGTCTAGTCTCGATTGCAGAAAGCTGTCGCCGTGGATTAGACAACGAGACGAACGAAACGGAATGAGATAACGAAAGATCTGATACAGAGCGAAACCAAACCCTTTATAAATCCTTGGATTGGCTTTGCTTCGAATATCGAAACTGTTTATAAATCCTTTTAATGGTAGGACTAGGAGTGGTATTTCTAGGCTGGCCGGTTCTGAGAGGGTTCTTCATGATGGGCCTTTCGTTCTGCTTTGTGGCAGGTCAGGCCAGGCTAGGGTTGTGAAACGGTTGGATTGGTCCGTTCAGTTCGGGATAAACAGGTGGACCAATAAGAAAAGAATTGTTTTGATCTGATTCTGTTAACTGGCAGTTTAGTTATATGGgttattaaaaaatatttttttgtccaaggggttagcgcagttggcttggaggggacatgagactccactctgcctcaggaagcgaggtcttgtgatcaaaccttcgtcgttgcataatttcttggggccacctgcctgaggctcactagggcctaGAAGCTCCCGGTTCATGCATAGTGCAGGGGTCATGGATGAGCCCGGGGGAGATTTaatcggcctaaagtcggatacccctcctgtcttaTAATTGATTGATGAAGTTTTCAAACCGATTAAAAATTGAGATCGACTAGAACCAGAACTGGACCGTCCCATTACTAACTGAAATTGATTTTAAGATTTAAAATCAATTAGTTCATATGAACACCCCTGTGTCATGATTCCATTCACATTTAATGAACAAGAAACTAACACACTCCACCCACAAAGCGTAGCAATAAAACTATAAAACTACCAAAAGTAGGGTGTCCACCACTATTTCAGGACCTAGATCAGCCCAGCCAGTTAAAACCGATTGACCAACCAATTGACAAACCAATTTAACCTAAAAAATGGGTCTAAAGCGGCACTACCAATACGGGTATAGATAGGTATTGGTGGTAGACTGGTAGTGTTGGTCACTGCCTATATTGATACTGATACGATATGGATTGGATCGTATCGACCCACATCAGACCCATAATAtaaattcaaaaagaaaattttatcttTAGGGTTATTGATCATATCAATTATGTTGTATCCATATCAGTAAATGGTGACACTGATAACGATACTGATACTAATGGGATAGATGATGTCCATCCTAAAAATCATCGTCGATTGATTTTTTAGCATATTTCTTCGTTAGAACAAAATATATTATCAAAGAGACACATTTTCTAACAAGTGAAACTGAAAGGATTAGAAGCATTCTGTTTGATGATAAATTGTTAAGAATCTCTTTGTTTCGACATTTTTCTTTAGATTAAGTTTTCTTTTCCCCATGAATCTCTTCTCCACAGGTGATATGACCCTAAACTTCGATTGTACAAGATCAAAAATATCATTTTCCATGCTAATCAAAGGGTCCAAATATAAATAGCTTTTTTCTATTCTTAAAAGAATTAAGGGCAGCCACCATTATAATGCAAACAAGCAgttactctctctctcgctccaCTAGTCATATATGCCCATCAAGACCACTCATAATTTCAGAACATATGAAACCATCTACATATAAGATTACAACAAAAGGAGTCCAATACAAACCCAGAAAATAAGCCAGCCCAACTATGGTGATCACAAACTGGTTCTTTGC
This window encodes:
- the LOC122650158 gene encoding eukaryotic translation initiation factor 3 subunit A-like, which encodes MATFAKPENALKRAEELINVGQKQAALQALHDLITSKRYRAWQKTLERIMFKYVELCVDMRKSRFAKDGLIQYRIVCQQVNVNSLEEVIKHFMHLSTEKAEQARSQAQALEEALDVDDLEADKRPEDLMLSYVSGEKGKDRSDRELVTPWFKFLWETYRTTLEILRNNSKLEVLYAMTAHRAFQFCKQYKRTTEFRRLCEIIRNHLANLNKYRDQRDRPDLSSPESLQLYLDTRCEQLKIATELELWQEAFRSVEDIHGLMCMVKKTPKPSLMVIYYAKLTQIFWVSDSHLYHAYAWFKLFILQKNYNKNLTQKDLQLIASSVVLAALSVTPYDHMYGASHLELENEKEKNLRMASLIGFNLDPKRESREVLSRSSLLPELVSKGIMNCVTPEVKELYHLVEHEFLPLDLASKVQPLLTKISKLGGKLASASSVSDIQLSQYIPALEKLATLRLLQQVSQVYQTMKIEVLSRMIPFFDFSIVEKISVDAVKYNFITMKVDYKKGAIIFGNVDLESDRLRDHLTILAESLHKARTLIYPPVKKASKLGETLPALAEIVDKEHKRLLARKSIIEKRKEEQERHMLEMEREEESKRLKIQKITEEAEQKRLATEYSRREEQRIRREIEERELEEAQAMLQEAEKRGKKKGKKPVLEGEKVTKQTLIELALSEQLRERQEMEKKLQKLAKTLDYMERAKREEEAPMIEAAYQKRLVEEEILHEREQQQEIELSRQRYAGDLLEKNRLAHMLEQKKVFQERIVSRREAEFNKLKREREERIRQLLQARKQEKETKRKFLLHLKSEEERLKKLEEEEAARKHEELERRKKEEVERLAKLNEIAEKQRKREKELEEKERLMRESQLGRLAEPPTRPVDPPAGVRQPEPVAVAVAAAPSTGKYVPRFRRERTEGSGGAPPLEPDRWARQDDRPSQSNERWRGDDRRSSFGSGNSRPSTWSSSRLPSRGGS